In a genomic window of Pseudomonas oryzihabitans:
- a CDS encoding YbaK/EbsC family protein: protein MSLESVRQHLALIAPDLEVVEAQTSTATVALAAAAHGVEPGRIAKTLGLKVGDQQLLLVARGDARLDNRKLKATFGGKAKLLDAATVEGLTGHPVGGVCPFGLATPLPVYCDVSIKAFDEVLPAAGATHSMVRLTPERLAALTEARWVDVCELSDQRS, encoded by the coding sequence ATGAGCCTCGAATCCGTCCGCCAGCATCTCGCCCTTATCGCGCCTGACCTCGAGGTCGTCGAGGCGCAGACCAGTACTGCGACCGTAGCCCTGGCTGCAGCGGCTCATGGCGTGGAGCCGGGACGGATCGCCAAGACCCTGGGTTTGAAGGTGGGCGATCAGCAACTGCTGCTGGTCGCACGGGGCGATGCCCGGCTGGATAACCGCAAGCTGAAGGCGACCTTCGGTGGCAAGGCCAAGCTGCTCGATGCCGCCACCGTGGAAGGCCTTACCGGGCACCCGGTGGGGGGTGTCTGCCCCTTCGGACTGGCCACGCCGCTGCCGGTCTATTGCGATGTGTCCATCAAGGCCTTCGACGAGGTGCTACCGGCGGCGGGCGCCACCCATAGCATGGTGCGCCTCACGCCGGAGCGGCTGGCGGCCCTGACCGAGGCGCGCTGGGTGGATGTCTGCGAATTGAGCGATCAGCGCAGCTGA
- a CDS encoding oxidoreductase, with translation MYLTPQHALIAGATGLTGEHLLDRLLNEPTVPRVLAPTRRPLAEHARLDNPVGDLNSLLPTLQGPLDVAFCCLGTTLKQAGSEAAFRAVDFGLPLAVGQRALELGARHYVVVSAIGADPQSSIFYNRVKGELEEALRGQGWTQLTLARPSLLIGQRQEERLGERLAAPLSQWLPGKWHGIEATVLARALWRLALEESQGVRVVESDELRKLGR, from the coding sequence GTGTACCTGACGCCCCAGCATGCCCTCATCGCCGGCGCCACTGGCCTGACCGGTGAACACCTGCTCGATCGTCTCCTCAACGAGCCGACGGTACCGCGGGTGTTGGCCCCGACGCGCCGCCCGCTGGCGGAACACGCCCGCCTGGACAACCCGGTCGGCGATCTCAACAGCCTGCTACCCACGCTGCAGGGCCCGCTGGACGTGGCCTTCTGTTGCCTGGGCACGACCCTGAAGCAGGCCGGGTCCGAAGCGGCCTTTCGCGCGGTGGACTTCGGCCTGCCGCTGGCGGTGGGCCAACGCGCCCTGGAACTGGGTGCCCGCCACTACGTGGTAGTCAGCGCCATCGGTGCCGATCCGCAGTCCTCGATCTTCTACAACAGGGTCAAGGGTGAACTGGAGGAGGCCTTGCGTGGCCAAGGCTGGACACAATTGACCCTGGCGCGGCCATCCCTGCTGATCGGTCAGCGCCAGGAAGAGCGATTGGGTGAACGCCTCGCCGCGCCCCTGTCGCAATGGCTACCGGGCAAATGGCATGGTATCGAAGCCACGGTCCTGGCCCGCGCACTGTGGCGCCTGGCCCTGGAAGAAAGCCAGGGCGTCCGGGTGGTGGAGTCGGACGAATTGCGCAAGCTGGGGCGCTGA
- a CDS encoding L-serine ammonia-lyase: MAISVFDLFKIGVGPSSSHTVGPMRAGALFAQRLVDEGLLEQVKRVEVRLYGSLSATGVGHGTDRATLIGLMGEWPDRVDPAAVEPRIEVLRNERKLMLAGTQPINFDWQEDMLLLDENLPYHPNAMTLTAFGATGEVAEATYYSVGGGFVVDAEQAASGVLDSDTTELPYEFSSGAELLHLCRSHGLGVAELMLANEKSWRSEEEIRSGLLRIWNVMRECVDNGLRNEGILPGGLKVRRRAARLHQSLQAIGKPNVIGSTLSAMEWVNLFALAVNEENAAGGRMVTAPTNGAAGIIPAVLMYYMKFNPDACDDDVVRFMLAAAAVGILCKKNASISGAEVGCQGEVGSACAMAAAGLAEVLGASPAQLENAAEIGLEHNLGLTCDPVGGLVQVPCIERNAIAAVKAINAAQMALRGDGEHFISLDQVIRTMKETGADMHDKYKETSRGGLAVTFVEC; encoded by the coding sequence ATGGCCATCAGCGTCTTCGACCTGTTCAAAATCGGCGTGGGTCCGTCCAGCTCCCATACCGTGGGACCGATGCGGGCCGGTGCCCTCTTCGCCCAGCGCCTGGTCGACGAAGGCCTGCTGGAGCAGGTCAAGCGCGTCGAGGTGCGCCTTTACGGCTCGCTGTCGGCTACCGGCGTCGGCCATGGCACCGATCGCGCCACCCTGATCGGCCTGATGGGCGAATGGCCGGACCGGGTCGACCCCGCCGCCGTGGAACCGCGAATCGAAGTCCTGCGCAACGAGCGCAAGCTAATGCTCGCCGGTACCCAGCCGATCAATTTCGATTGGCAGGAAGACATGCTGCTGCTGGACGAGAACCTGCCCTACCACCCCAATGCCATGACCCTGACTGCCTTTGGCGCCACCGGTGAAGTGGCCGAAGCCACCTACTACTCCGTCGGCGGCGGCTTCGTGGTGGACGCCGAGCAGGCCGCCAGCGGCGTACTGGACAGCGACACCACCGAATTGCCCTACGAATTCTCCAGCGGCGCCGAGCTGCTGCACCTGTGCCGCAGCCATGGCCTGGGCGTAGCCGAACTGATGCTGGCGAACGAAAAGAGCTGGCGCTCCGAGGAAGAGATCCGCAGTGGTCTGTTGCGCATCTGGAACGTCATGCGCGAGTGCGTCGATAACGGCCTGCGCAACGAAGGCATCCTGCCCGGTGGCCTCAAGGTACGTCGGCGCGCCGCACGCCTGCACCAGAGTCTGCAGGCCATCGGCAAGCCCAACGTCATCGGCTCCACCCTTTCCGCCATGGAATGGGTCAACCTCTTCGCCCTGGCGGTGAACGAGGAAAACGCCGCCGGCGGACGCATGGTCACCGCCCCCACCAACGGTGCGGCCGGCATCATCCCGGCGGTGCTGATGTACTACATGAAATTCAACCCCGACGCCTGCGACGACGACGTGGTGCGCTTCATGCTCGCCGCCGCCGCCGTTGGCATCCTGTGCAAGAAGAACGCTTCCATCTCAGGGGCCGAAGTAGGCTGCCAGGGTGAAGTCGGTTCGGCCTGCGCCATGGCCGCCGCCGGCCTCGCTGAGGTGCTGGGGGCCAGCCCCGCGCAGCTGGAAAACGCCGCCGAAATCGGCCTGGAACACAACCTGGGCCTGACCTGCGACCCAGTAGGTGGGCTGGTGCAGGTGCCCTGCATCGAGCGCAACGCCATCGCCGCGGTCAAGGCGATCAACGCCGCCCAGATGGCGCTACGGGGCGACGGCGAACACTTCATCTCCCTCGACCAGGTGATCCGCACCATGAAGGAAACCGGCGCGGACATGCACGACAAATACAAGGAAACCTCGCGCGGCGGCCTGGCGGTTACCTTCGTGGAGTGTTGA
- a CDS encoding C13 family peptidase, which yields MRALLLRLAFAALLLVASVTQAAPNVSTVRLPDGGIYTGEIVSGLLNGSGRIEWPNGNWLKGRFKDGLAEGPGEQQFADGTYYQGTFRRGLYHGQGNLISSSGWEYHGSFVNGRMQGQGSKLDSDGTQTIGTFNDGHLNGVGQWQEPGGDRYDGEFVDDQFEGAGVYRSAGGDLWRGRFSAGELTGNGEFVGDDGSQYHGGFRNWKFDGPGVLTNNDGSVYRGNFADGVYAGMGVLTRVDGQVERGLWEGGKRIRDDQGQYIADPLELTLLDEGKILDRELQQVPASTPAPELYGLVLAGDGNQGVFQREANYVANFMTTTWGARDVIRLINAKNFRSDHPLATRENLYQSIQTLAQRTGPEDLIVLYLTSHGSADHQLVLDQPGLDLSSLPAAELGRLLAPLRGRDKVVIVSSCYSGGFIPQLQDDHTMVITASKADRTSFGCTDEADFTYFGRALFGEAFQHTDDPEQAFQRARETVAVREKAEGFDPSEPQIWAPPAVLQKWRAWRASR from the coding sequence ATGCGCGCCCTCCTGCTCCGTCTCGCCTTCGCCGCTCTCCTGCTGGTGGCCTCTGTCACCCAGGCGGCGCCCAACGTGAGCACCGTGAGGCTGCCCGATGGCGGGATCTACACCGGCGAGATCGTCAGTGGCCTGCTCAACGGCAGCGGTCGCATCGAATGGCCCAACGGCAACTGGCTCAAGGGCCGCTTCAAGGACGGCCTGGCCGAGGGACCCGGCGAACAGCAATTCGCCGACGGCACCTACTACCAGGGCACCTTCCGCCGCGGCCTCTATCATGGCCAGGGCAATCTGATCAGCAGCAGCGGCTGGGAATATCACGGCAGCTTCGTCAACGGCCGCATGCAGGGCCAAGGCTCCAAGCTCGACAGCGACGGCACCCAGACCATCGGCACCTTCAACGACGGCCACCTCAATGGCGTCGGCCAATGGCAGGAACCGGGTGGCGACCGCTACGACGGCGAATTCGTCGACGACCAGTTCGAGGGAGCCGGTGTCTATCGCAGCGCTGGCGGCGATCTCTGGCGTGGCCGTTTCTCCGCTGGCGAGCTGACCGGCAATGGTGAATTCGTCGGCGACGACGGTAGCCAGTACCACGGCGGCTTCCGCAACTGGAAATTCGACGGCCCAGGCGTGCTCACCAACAACGATGGCAGCGTCTACCGGGGCAATTTCGCCGACGGCGTCTACGCCGGCATGGGCGTGCTGACCCGCGTCGACGGTCAAGTCGAACGCGGTCTCTGGGAAGGCGGCAAGCGCATCCGCGATGATCAGGGCCAGTACATCGCCGATCCCCTGGAGCTCACCTTGCTCGACGAGGGCAAGATACTGGACCGGGAACTGCAACAGGTCCCGGCCTCCACGCCCGCCCCCGAACTCTACGGCCTGGTCCTGGCCGGCGATGGCAACCAGGGTGTGTTCCAGCGCGAAGCCAACTACGTCGCCAACTTCATGACCACCACCTGGGGCGCGCGTGACGTCATTCGCCTGATCAACGCCAAGAACTTCCGCAGCGATCACCCACTGGCCACCCGCGAGAATCTCTACCAGAGCATCCAGACCCTGGCCCAGCGCACCGGTCCGGAAGACCTCATCGTCCTCTACCTGACCAGCCACGGCTCGGCGGACCACCAATTGGTGCTCGACCAACCCGGGCTGGATCTCTCCAGCCTGCCGGCGGCGGAACTCGGGCGCCTGCTCGCGCCCCTGCGCGGCCGGGATAAGGTGGTCATCGTCTCCAGTTGCTACAGTGGCGGCTTCATCCCCCAACTGCAGGACGACCACACCATGGTGATCACCGCCTCCAAGGCCGATCGCACGTCCTTCGGCTGTACCGACGAAGCCGACTTCACCTATTTCGGCCGTGCCCTGTTCGGCGAAGCCTTCCAGCACACCGACGATCCCGAGCAGGCCTTCCAGCGCGCCCGCGAAACCGTCGCCGTACGCGAGAAGGCCGAGGGTTTCGATCCTTCCGAGCCGCAGATCTGGGCCCCGCCCGCCGTGCTGCAGAAATGGCGCGCCTGGCGCGCGAGTCGCTGA
- the ubiX gene encoding flavin prenyltransferase UbiX, translating to MAGPERITLALTGASGSQYGLRLLDCLVQEEREVHFLISKAAQLVMATETDVVLPPKPQAMQAFLTEYTGAAPGQVRVFGQSDWMAPPASGSSAPAAMVVCPCSTGTLSAIATGASNNLIERAADVALKERRQLILVPRESPFSSIHLENMLKLSNLGVTILPASPGFYHQPQTLDDLVDFVVARILNTLGIPQDMLPRWGEHHLSGNDD from the coding sequence ATGGCCGGCCCGGAACGTATCACCCTGGCGCTGACCGGCGCCTCCGGCTCCCAGTACGGCCTGCGCCTGCTGGACTGCCTGGTGCAGGAAGAGCGCGAGGTGCACTTCCTCATCTCCAAGGCCGCACAGCTGGTGATGGCCACCGAGACCGACGTGGTTCTGCCGCCCAAGCCCCAGGCCATGCAGGCCTTTCTGACTGAATACACCGGCGCGGCCCCCGGCCAGGTGCGGGTATTCGGCCAAAGCGACTGGATGGCGCCGCCAGCCTCCGGCTCCAGTGCCCCTGCGGCCATGGTGGTCTGCCCCTGTTCCACCGGCACCCTTTCGGCCATCGCCACCGGGGCCAGCAACAACCTCATCGAGCGCGCCGCCGACGTGGCCCTCAAGGAGCGCCGGCAACTGATCCTGGTGCCGCGCGAGTCGCCGTTTTCCAGCATCCACCTGGAAAACATGCTCAAGCTGTCCAACCTGGGGGTGACCATCCTGCCGGCCTCGCCTGGCTTCTACCACCAGCCGCAGACCCTCGACGATCTGGTGGACTTCGTGGTAGCGCGCATCCTCAACACCCTGGGCATCCCCCAGGACATGCTGCCGCGCTGGGGCGAACATCACCTGTCCGGCAACGATGACTAA
- the serB gene encoding phosphoserine phosphatase SerB — protein MQDVIGLQAMGRLPAGGLAALQQTLAAVGARLEALQQRGLGAETSLTLLVSPAAAGEPLAAALQALGLQVAPLVQPAAEPGQPHVLTLMGRCLADLPLAPVAELCAQQGLTIQAVRTLSEPGATERAALELSVTGEPRDAEAFRAALLALAQEGRADLGWQPDDLQRQHRRLAVFDMDSTLIQAEVIDELAKAAGIGERVAAITERAMRGEIDFRASFTERMALLQGLSEEVLADIGAQLRLTEGAERLFAELKRLGYKTAILSGGFTYFARQVQARLGIDYVYANELEIVEGKVTGRAVEPIVDAQRKADLLRELASREGLELDQTIAVGDGANDLPMLALAGLGVAFRAKPLVRQSARQSVSVLGLDGVLYLLGVEDRHTRG, from the coding sequence ATGCAAGACGTTATCGGACTCCAGGCCATGGGTAGGCTGCCCGCCGGCGGACTGGCGGCCCTCCAGCAGACCCTGGCGGCGGTCGGCGCCCGCCTGGAAGCCCTGCAACAGCGCGGCTTGGGCGCGGAGACGAGTCTGACCTTGCTGGTCAGTCCGGCCGCAGCCGGTGAACCCTTGGCCGCGGCGCTGCAGGCGTTAGGCTTGCAGGTCGCGCCCCTGGTGCAGCCGGCGGCGGAACCTGGCCAGCCGCACGTGCTGACGTTGATGGGCCGCTGCCTGGCGGACCTGCCGTTGGCGCCCGTGGCTGAACTCTGTGCCCAGCAGGGCTTGACCATCCAGGCCGTGCGTACCCTGAGCGAGCCGGGCGCCACCGAGCGCGCTGCGTTGGAGCTGAGCGTCACTGGCGAGCCGCGCGATGCCGAAGCGTTTCGCGCGGCGCTGCTGGCCCTGGCCCAGGAGGGCCGGGCCGATCTCGGCTGGCAGCCCGACGATCTGCAGCGCCAGCATCGTCGGCTGGCGGTGTTCGACATGGACAGCACCCTGATCCAGGCGGAGGTCATCGACGAACTGGCCAAGGCGGCCGGCATCGGCGAGCGGGTGGCGGCCATCACCGAGCGCGCCATGCGCGGCGAGATCGACTTCCGCGCCAGTTTCACCGAGCGCATGGCGCTGCTGCAGGGGCTGTCGGAAGAGGTACTCGCGGATATCGGTGCCCAGCTGCGCCTGACCGAGGGCGCCGAGCGGCTGTTCGCCGAATTGAAACGCCTGGGCTACAAGACCGCCATTCTCTCCGGTGGCTTCACCTATTTCGCCCGTCAGGTGCAGGCGCGGCTGGGCATCGACTACGTCTATGCCAACGAACTGGAGATCGTCGAGGGCAAGGTGACCGGTCGGGCTGTGGAGCCCATCGTCGACGCCCAACGCAAGGCGGACCTGCTGCGCGAGCTGGCCAGCCGCGAAGGCCTGGAACTCGACCAGACCATCGCCGTGGGTGACGGTGCCAATGACCTGCCGATGCTGGCCCTGGCTGGTCTTGGCGTGGCTTTTCGCGCCAAGCCGCTGGTACGCCAGTCGGCCCGGCAGTCGGTGAGCGTGCTGGGGCTCGATGGCGTGCTCTATCTATTGGGTGTGGAAGACCGCCACACCCGCGGCTGA
- a CDS encoding YceK/YidQ family lipoprotein, with the protein MTKASRLGLLLMAVLALGGCATARTLDAAKPGAPVVYAGTRLDLYALQGGCCAQERFGAEAPAWPALDLPGSALLDTLLLPLSLPAAIGGRGSVRGGL; encoded by the coding sequence ATGACTAAGGCCTCGCGCCTCGGCCTGCTGCTGATGGCCGTCCTGGCCCTCGGCGGCTGCGCCACGGCGCGCACCCTGGACGCGGCCAAGCCCGGTGCGCCGGTGGTCTATGCCGGTACCCGGCTGGATCTCTATGCCCTGCAGGGCGGTTGCTGCGCCCAAGAGCGCTTCGGCGCCGAAGCCCCGGCTTGGCCGGCGCTGGATCTGCCTGGCAGCGCCCTGCTCGACACCCTGCTGCTACCGCTGTCCCTGCCGGCCGCCATTGGTGGACGTGGCAGCGTGCGGGGCGGCCTCTAG
- a CDS encoding LysR substrate-binding domain-containing protein, with protein sequence MSRILNAQTQAWLQVFACAARHLSFTRCAEELHVTPGAISQQMRQLEERLGFKLFHRVARGLELTAEGQRLATTLNQAYGLIDAELRRLNAGQFGGVVRLRSIPSFLGKWLTPRLPLLQERFPDLQLRLVAEDSSWSLREGEFDLAIDLNDGSYPGLASTPLMEEEIFPVCAPGLLQGRPPLERAEDLEFYPLLHDITAWRGSYEYAEWEFYLASIGAPALDVRRGHTFNRNHLTIEAAIAGMGVAIARRALITDELARGVLVIPPFGRAVPAQKRYMLLYAQGALADPRLRALHDWLVQEADQMVLARPA encoded by the coding sequence ATGAGCCGGATCCTCAACGCCCAAACCCAGGCTTGGCTGCAGGTCTTCGCCTGCGCCGCCCGACATCTCTCCTTCACGCGCTGCGCCGAAGAGCTGCATGTGACGCCGGGGGCCATCAGCCAGCAGATGCGCCAGCTGGAAGAGCGCCTGGGCTTCAAGCTGTTCCATCGCGTGGCCCGCGGCCTGGAACTGACCGCCGAGGGGCAGCGGTTGGCGACCACCCTGAATCAGGCCTATGGGCTGATCGACGCCGAGTTGCGGCGGCTCAATGCCGGGCAATTCGGCGGGGTGGTGCGGCTCAGGTCGATTCCCTCGTTCCTCGGCAAATGGCTGACGCCGCGTTTGCCGCTGCTGCAGGAGCGCTTTCCGGACCTGCAGTTGCGGCTGGTGGCCGAAGACAGCAGCTGGTCGCTGCGCGAGGGTGAATTCGATCTGGCCATCGACCTCAACGACGGCAGCTATCCCGGGCTGGCCTCGACACCGTTGATGGAAGAAGAGATCTTTCCGGTCTGTGCGCCGGGCCTGCTGCAGGGGCGACCGCCGCTGGAGCGCGCGGAGGATCTGGAGTTCTATCCGCTGCTGCACGACATCACCGCCTGGCGCGGCAGCTATGAATACGCCGAGTGGGAGTTCTACCTCGCCAGCATCGGCGCACCCGCCTTGGATGTCCGGCGCGGGCACACCTTCAATCGCAATCACCTGACCATCGAGGCGGCCATTGCCGGCATGGGCGTGGCCATCGCCCGGCGCGCCCTGATCACCGACGAACTGGCGCGTGGCGTGCTGGTGATTCCGCCGTTCGGCCGTGCGGTGCCGGCGCAGAAGAGATACATGCTGCTCTATGCCCAGGGCGCCCTGGCTGATCCACGGCTGCGCGCCCTGCATGATTGGCTGGTGCAGGAAGCCGATCAGATGGTGCTGGCAAGGCCGGCGTAA
- a CDS encoding PLP-dependent aminotransferase family protein: protein MKRYEKFADQLATLMTTGVLTPGERLPSVRSASRTHGISPSTVFQAYYLLESRGLIEARERSGYFVREPARSHDAAPVLAPLEGTEVAVSDLVYSVLQSLQDPDIVPFGSAFPSPDLFPLARLARSMAHGLRDLPAHDLTAYVTPGHPELRRQIARRYGLAGMPDVGEELVITHGALEALNLGLQSLTRPGDLVAVESPAFYASLQVLERLQLKAVEIPVDPERGLNVDALAEALGRLPIKACWFMSGLQNPTGVSLDDRAQQRLYGLLQRHQVPLLEDDVYAELYSGSEPHRPIKRFDSEGLVLHCGSFSKCLAPGYRIGWIAAGRQAGAVARLRLMTTITPSMPAQAALADYLQHGGYDRHLRRLRLALDRQRQAMLAAARRYFPAETRISRPQGGYFLWFELPAQVDSLALYRQALAEGISLAPGPIFSAQQGFRHCIRLNCGPPWDARSEAAMATLGELLKAF from the coding sequence ATGAAGCGCTACGAGAAATTCGCCGACCAGCTCGCCACCCTGATGACCACCGGCGTCCTCACGCCCGGTGAACGCCTGCCGTCGGTACGCAGCGCCAGCCGGACCCATGGCATCAGCCCGTCCACGGTGTTCCAGGCCTATTACCTGCTGGAAAGTCGCGGGCTGATCGAGGCGCGGGAACGTTCCGGCTATTTCGTCCGCGAACCCGCGCGGTCGCACGACGCGGCACCAGTGCTGGCGCCGCTGGAAGGCACCGAGGTGGCGGTGAGCGACCTGGTGTACTCGGTGCTGCAATCCTTGCAGGACCCGGACATCGTGCCCTTCGGCTCGGCCTTTCCCAGCCCGGATCTCTTTCCCCTGGCACGGTTGGCCCGCAGCATGGCCCATGGCCTGCGCGACCTGCCCGCCCACGACCTTACCGCCTACGTCACCCCCGGGCACCCCGAGCTGCGCCGACAGATCGCCCGGCGCTATGGCCTGGCCGGGATGCCCGACGTCGGTGAAGAACTGGTGATCACCCATGGCGCTCTGGAAGCCCTCAACCTGGGGCTGCAGAGCCTGACCCGGCCCGGCGATCTGGTGGCGGTGGAAAGCCCGGCCTTCTACGCCAGTCTGCAGGTGCTGGAGCGGCTGCAACTCAAGGCGGTGGAGATTCCGGTCGATCCCGAACGCGGCCTGAACGTGGATGCCTTGGCAGAGGCCCTTGGCCGTCTGCCGATCAAGGCCTGCTGGTTCATGAGCGGCCTGCAGAATCCCACCGGAGTCAGTCTCGACGACCGCGCCCAGCAGCGACTCTACGGCCTGCTGCAACGCCATCAGGTGCCACTGCTGGAAGACGACGTCTACGCCGAACTCTACAGCGGCAGCGAACCGCATCGACCGATCAAGCGCTTCGACAGCGAAGGCCTGGTGCTGCACTGCGGCTCCTTTTCCAAGTGCCTGGCGCCCGGCTACCGCATCGGCTGGATCGCCGCCGGACGCCAGGCCGGCGCCGTCGCCCGGCTGCGCCTGATGACCACCATCACCCCCTCGATGCCGGCCCAGGCCGCCCTGGCGGATTATCTGCAGCACGGTGGCTACGATCGCCATCTGCGCCGGCTGCGGCTGGCTCTCGACCGCCAGCGCCAGGCCATGCTGGCTGCGGCGCGCCGCTATTTTCCCGCGGAAACCAGGATCAGCCGGCCCCAGGGCGGTTACTTCCTTTGGTTCGAGCTGCCCGCTCAGGTGGACAGCCTGGCGCTCTATCGTCAGGCCCTGGCCGAGGGCATCAGCCTGGCGCCGGGGCCGATCTTTTCCGCGCAGCAGGGCTTTCGCCACTGCATCAGACTCAATTGCGGGCCCCCCTGGGACGCGCGCAGCGAGGCGGCCATGGCCACGCTCGGTGAGTTGCTGAAGGCGTTCTAG
- a CDS encoding AhpA/YtjB family protein: protein MTRPATVKPDNFFLLIYRALRQRRVPVALRIVSHSLLLVAAALVIYAGIMSVQFRHAMQQQADAVGQSLVTQTANSAAELLVANDNLSLNVLLSNLARNPLVAHAAVYSPDNRVLAESGTRPSQGLLTATDGIYSTPIRFQDVTAGQVRLALDMNQFQQPMMISLQNMGLLGLILLALTLILSLRLGRQLSTPLLELRVWLRDPDDPAPGAGRLDELGDLARQLQSRLVPPKPPKAETAEDDDPFADEQGGLSVKPPPARKAASAKPAARKPVAAAQPEADELDADAFADLVPDSFTEPPATPAPAIPTEPDIVTSAVLAIQLGAQDQLSRLPRSRLEQLLERYRDCLQQATELYDGELHTLKDGGSLILFHERSDDDDYLTRALCCGEIMRALGHALQVEVVGSGATLQLQLGLTQGERLAGLELAQLLDNTTVRNAQALSRHSRNLLLVEQSIAEDELLRKRARIRTIASPAGASCVERLLEPYSATLERHLVRLEAR, encoded by the coding sequence GTGACCCGCCCCGCGACCGTCAAGCCCGATAATTTCTTCCTGCTGATCTACCGAGCCCTGCGCCAGCGTCGTGTGCCGGTGGCCTTGCGCATCGTTTCCCACAGTCTGCTCCTGGTCGCCGCCGCCCTGGTGATCTATGCCGGCATTATGAGCGTGCAATTCCGCCATGCCATGCAGCAGCAGGCCGACGCCGTCGGCCAGAGCCTGGTGACCCAGACCGCCAACTCCGCCGCCGAATTGCTGGTGGCCAACGACAACCTCAGCCTCAACGTGCTGCTGAGCAATCTGGCGCGCAATCCGCTGGTCGCCCATGCCGCGGTCTACAGCCCCGACAACCGGGTGCTGGCCGAATCCGGCACCCGCCCGAGCCAGGGTCTGCTGACCGCCACCGACGGCATCTACAGCACGCCGATCCGCTTCCAGGATGTCACCGCCGGTCAGGTCCGCCTGGCGCTGGACATGAATCAGTTCCAGCAGCCGATGATGATCAGCCTGCAGAACATGGGCCTGCTCGGCCTCATCCTCCTGGCGCTGACGCTGATCCTCAGCCTGCGCCTGGGTCGGCAGCTGTCCACTCCGCTGCTGGAGCTGCGCGTCTGGCTACGGGATCCCGACGATCCGGCGCCGGGCGCCGGGCGCCTCGACGAACTGGGCGACCTCGCGCGCCAGCTGCAGAGCCGGCTGGTACCGCCCAAGCCGCCCAAGGCGGAAACCGCCGAAGACGACGATCCCTTCGCCGATGAGCAGGGTGGCCTCAGCGTCAAGCCGCCGCCCGCGCGCAAGGCCGCCAGCGCCAAGCCGGCCGCCCGCAAGCCGGTCGCGGCGGCGCAGCCGGAAGCTGACGAACTGGACGCCGACGCCTTCGCCGACCTGGTCCCCGACTCCTTCACCGAACCGCCGGCCACCCCGGCTCCGGCGATACCCACCGAGCCCGACATCGTCACCTCCGCCGTATTGGCGATCCAGCTCGGTGCCCAGGACCAGCTCAGCCGGCTGCCACGCAGTCGCCTCGAACAGTTGCTCGAACGCTATCGCGACTGCCTACAGCAGGCTACCGAGCTCTACGACGGGGAATTGCACACGCTCAAGGACGGCGGTAGCCTGATCCTCTTCCACGAGCGCAGCGATGACGACGACTACCTGACTCGCGCCCTCTGCTGCGGCGAGATCATGCGTGCCCTGGGTCACGCCCTGCAGGTGGAAGTGGTCGGCAGCGGTGCAACCCTGCAGCTGCAGTTGGGTCTGACCCAAGGCGAACGACTCGCTGGCCTGGAGCTTGCCCAATTGCTGGACAACACCACCGTACGCAATGCCCAGGCGCTGAGCCGCCACAGTCGCAACCTGCTGCTGGTCGAGCAGAGCATCGCCGAGGACGAACTGCTGCGTAAGCGCGCCCGTATCCGCACCATCGCCAGCCCGGCCGGTGCCAGCTGCGTGGAGCGCCTTCTGGAACCCTACTCCGCGACGCTGGAGCGTCATCTGGTCCGGCTCGAGGCGCGTTAA